The stretch of DNA tattagaaatcatAAAAATGAAAACGTGTGAAATCAATTGTAAAAATTTAtaagatttaattttaaaatgattatttaaatatatgtaaataagtttaaaaaaaccacataaatataagatagaaaaagatccgcttttaaaattattttattgtaccaaatgaaaaaaaaatgtttaatgtgAATATTTTCCTATAAGAAAAAAACCACTGGTACTCACTTATTatccaaaaataattattttagtgaaacatttgaaatcattatttaattttattaaaatcaattaaatttaattttagttcTTTAACATTAGCGGGTATATAACATCGAGTCTCGTGATGCAGGCTTTGAATCAGCAGAATGATAACATAGTAAAGGATATTATCGGAGAAAATTGTCAACtattattttcagattttatagaacagtaaaaaaactaaaaatatatttaataggtTCATTAATTCCGAGGGAAAAGAAATTTACTTAATCGCTGCCCAAAAACTATTAAATAGTGAAAGTTCAACTCTTAACGTTGACTACTCGGATATCGACTCTTGGAACCATCACTTGGCTGTTACCATTACAGAGGAGTACTACAGGTATACTTTTTTTCTAATATAGTCTAGAATATACCCATTTTTATGTGGAAGTGTGGGAAATGTACTTTCCAAGAAAGGGAAAATTCCTTCGAAAAaggaattttttgtttcttttgattttgtGCCAACTTTTGTAAAAATCAGGCAATTAAGCAGTGGAAAAATTGGCTCTTTGATTAAAATAACAGGTCAGGTAGTCAGGACACATCCAGTCCATCCAGAATTGGTCAAAGGAGCCTTCATTTGTTTTGAATGCCAGACTCTTATAAGAAATGTAGAACAACAATTCAAATACTCACAagtagtattattatataaacacatagccCACAATTTGTCGCAATCCTGTTTGTAATAATCGAACGCGTTTCATACTTGATGTTGATAAGTCACACTTCATTGATTTTCAAAAGGTCCGAATTCAAGAAACTCAGTCGGAACTTCCTCGTGGGTCAATCCCTCGTAGTCTGGAAGTGATCCTTCGTGGAGACTGTGTGGAACTAGCCCAGGCAGGGGACCGTTGTGATTTTATTGGAACACTTATTGTTGTGCCAGACGTGGCTGTATTGTCTCTACCGGGAGCTAAAGCTGAAACATCGACTCGAATGACTGGAAATAGAGCATATGAAGTTGAAGGGGTACGTGGGCTGAAGGCTTTGGGAGTACGAGATCTTAATTACAGACTTGCTTTTTTGGCTTCGTCAGTAAAGACGAGGAATAGAGTCGCCTTGGAAGACTGCAGTGAGGAAATAATCAGAGAAATGTACAACGACAGAGATTTGTACCAAAACCTCTGTTCTAGCCTTTTCCCATCAATTCACGGTTGAATTGTTTTGTATGAATTGAGAAGGAAACGACGAAGTGAAGCGAGGAATTTTACTTATGCTTTTTGGTGGAGTTGGTAAGCAAACCTCTGAAGGAATAAGTCTTCGTGGAGATGTGAACGTCTGTGTAGTGGGAGATCCCAGTACTGCAAAAAGCCAGCTTCTCAAGTAAtgaattgtattatattttataggcATGTGGAGGAATTGAGTACACGGGCTATTTATACAAGCGGAAAATCGACATCAGCTGCTGGACTCACAGCTGCAGTTGTCCGCGATGAAGATTCAGGGGAACTAGTAATCGAGGCAGGAGCACTAATGCTAGCTGACGGAGTAGACAGTCCTTTTAATTGAGTAGGGAGTGTGTTGTATTGACGAATTTGACAAGATTGAAACTCACGATCAAGTGGCGATTCATGAGGCAATGGAACAACAGACTATTTCGATTGCCAAGGCAGGTGTTAAAGCAACATTAAACGCACGGACTTGTATTCTCGCAGCGGCCAATCCACTTGGAGGACATTATGACCGTACTAAATCACTCAAACGTAACGTAAATATGTCTGCCCCTATTATGTCAcgttttgatctgttttttgtactTGTGGATGAATATAATGAGGTGATTgggtttcttaattattttagatAACAGACTATGCCATTGCTAGTAAAATAGTCCAACTTCATGCACTTAATTTGAGTATTTTTGATCGGAAATATGCATTGGAAGATATAAGAAGATATATTGCTTTCTCACGTCAATTCAACCCCAAAATTCCACCAGAATCGCAAGATTATATTGTCCAGCAATATAAGCTTTTGAGACAGAGAGATGCTGTTGGTGGAAATACTTCTTGGCGTGTTACAGTCCGTCAGTTAGAGAGTATAATTCGCTTAAGTGAAGCAATGGCACGAATGTTTCTTCGCGATGAGGTTCTATCACTGTTTTTTATTCCTTAGGTTGAGCCTCGTCATATTAAAGAAGCATGTCGACTTATAGCAAGTCAAGTTAACAATAATCAGAGTGGACCACCCTGATATCCTCTTTCATGAAGGTCCCGATGAACTTTTTATTCCCGAGGACATTCCAATGACTCCTCAAACTCCTATGAATGTTCAATCCCCAGGTTACATTATTTCTTGAGTGTAAGACCGGACTTCTGTCCCATCAACAACTGGAGGCTATCGGACTATTTCTATTACATATga from Octopus sinensis unplaced genomic scaffold, ASM634580v1 Contig12217, whole genome shotgun sequence encodes:
- the LOC115229251 gene encoding DNA replication licensing factor MCM6-like is translated as PTICRNPVCNNRTRFILDVDKSHFIDFQKVRIQETQSELPRGSIPRSLEVILRGDCVELAQAGDRCDFIGTLIVVPDVAVLSLPGAKAETSTRMTGNRAYEVEGVRGLKALGVRDLNYRLAFLASSVKTRNRVALEDCSEEIIREMYNDRDLYQNLCSSLFPSIHG